The Gammaproteobacteria bacterium sequence CACGCTTCGCGTGGAATGCATCCCGCGACGCTCCTGCGTCGCGTATTGGTGGGGATCACGAACAAGGCGGAAGTCATCGCGGTATATGACCGTATGGAACGCAATAACCACAATGGATGTGCCATTTTTCGAGACCCGCGACGCAGGAGCGTCGCGGGATGTATTCCCACGCGGAGCGTGGGAATGATGTAACTATTTGTTTTAGGAGATACTCCCTTAACTTAATGTCAGTGACGCGGAGCGTGGGAACGATGAATTTTTCCCCATTT is a genomic window containing:
- a CDS encoding hypothetical protein (Evidence 5 : Unknown function); translation: MHPATLLRRVLVGITNKAEVIAVYDRMERNNHNGCAIFRDPRRRSVAGCIPTRSVGMM